The Chthonomonadales bacterium genome includes a region encoding these proteins:
- a CDS encoding DUF1559 domain-containing protein: MKGKSGFTLIELLVVIAIIAILAAILFPVFAQARATARKTVCLSNLKQLNLGVQQYIQDYDERFPGWTWGNRYTADSGTFWDNAIYPYVKNLGVYQCPDDILEWNHDPDWTRNGPDGGANDRFVTPSGCNFWDRCNPTHNSYAINETLTGARKLAAVQQPASYSCLLEGAISLVDAWQDPALAGRIAARAAFASQTEGCCMMWGEIGGNYGWHTAQEYIDFYGKAKCDNSARHQGGTNVSYVDSHVKFQRWMDLTPDKLSPI; the protein is encoded by the coding sequence ATGAAAGGCAAATCGGGCTTCACGCTGATCGAGTTGCTAGTCGTAATTGCCATCATCGCCATCCTTGCGGCGATCCTCTTCCCGGTCTTCGCCCAGGCCCGCGCCACGGCACGCAAGACCGTATGTCTCTCCAACCTGAAGCAGCTCAACCTGGGGGTACAGCAGTACATCCAGGACTACGACGAGCGCTTCCCGGGCTGGACGTGGGGCAACCGCTACACTGCGGACAGCGGCACGTTCTGGGACAACGCCATCTATCCGTACGTGAAGAACCTCGGCGTCTACCAGTGCCCGGACGACATTCTGGAGTGGAACCACGATCCGGACTGGACGCGCAACGGCCCGGACGGCGGCGCCAACGACCGGTTCGTGACTCCGAGCGGCTGCAACTTCTGGGATCGGTGCAACCCGACGCATAACTCCTACGCGATCAACGAGACGCTCACCGGCGCGCGGAAGCTGGCGGCGGTGCAGCAACCGGCGAGCTACTCGTGCTTGCTGGAGGGCGCCATCTCGCTCGTGGATGCGTGGCAGGACCCGGCGCTGGCCGGCCGCATCGCGGCCCGGGCGGCCTTCGCGTCGCAGACCGAGGGCTGCTGCATGATGTGGGGCGAGATCGGCGGCAACTACGGCTGGCACACCGCGCAGGAGTACATCGACTTCTACGGCAAGGCCAAGTGCGATAACTCTGCGCGCCACCAGGGCGGCACGAACGTCTCCTACGTCGACAGCCACGTTAAGTTCCAGCGCTGGATGGACCTGACGCCGGACAAACTCTCACCGATCTGA